One window of Akkermansia biwaensis genomic DNA carries:
- a CDS encoding PEP-CTERM sorting domain-containing protein, producing the protein MDSSDFQRISNPLLTNGVAVNSPPLTTYFSLSMKKTLFLAALITLSSIAVQAATVVITFGVNSLAQGTSSMDGTYLGEQGKVNLIKTGSSGGSYTSGALKNFDGSSTGITLVTGAGACGGQGVLTADNIQSSHNPDNSSKFFDTFGSDITTGNNGGCINKNSGSYTMQMRGLSAGIYTLTMLVGRGNSFGTASSTYDLTGNIEGLSATLLDYSAGSNASLSGTTLFSESGAGEWALVEYTFTVTKDNTTLSLTSNGTGNINALALSSIPEPATASLGLLGLAVLAMRRRRA; encoded by the coding sequence ATGGATTCATCGGATTTTCAGCGAATTTCTAATCCGCTATTGACAAATGGAGTGGCGGTCAACTCGCCACCATTAACCACATATTTTAGTCTGTCTATGAAGAAAACATTATTCCTGGCGGCCCTCATCACACTCTCCTCCATCGCGGTTCAAGCGGCCACGGTGGTGATAACATTCGGCGTAAACTCCCTGGCTCAAGGTACATCCTCCATGGATGGCACCTATCTTGGAGAACAGGGCAAAGTAAATCTGATCAAAACCGGAAGTTCAGGGGGCAGTTATACAAGCGGCGCCCTCAAAAACTTCGATGGTTCATCTACGGGTATCACTCTGGTAACAGGAGCAGGGGCCTGCGGTGGCCAAGGCGTCCTGACAGCAGACAATATTCAAAGTTCCCATAATCCTGACAACTCCAGCAAGTTTTTTGACACATTCGGTTCCGACATCACAACGGGCAACAACGGAGGATGCATCAATAAAAATTCCGGCTCTTACACCATGCAGATGCGGGGACTCTCCGCCGGAATCTATACGCTGACCATGCTTGTAGGACGCGGCAACTCTTTTGGAACCGCCTCTTCAACCTATGATTTGACCGGGAATATAGAAGGTCTCTCCGCCACCCTGCTTGACTATTCGGCCGGTTCCAATGCCTCACTTTCCGGCACGACGTTATTCTCGGAATCTGGAGCAGGAGAATGGGCTCTGGTGGAATACACCTTTACGGTCACGAAGGACAACACCACGCTGAGTCTGACCTCAAACGGTACCGGCAACATCAACGCTCTTGCATTATCCAGCATCCCGGAACCCGCCACGGCCTCTCTCGGCTTGCTGGGTCTCGCAGTCCTGGCGATGCGCCGCCGCCGGGCTTAA
- the gcvP gene encoding aminomethyl-transferring glycine dehydrogenase, translating to MNTHSDFASRHIGPQGEKRREMLKSLGYETLEELIADIVPADIRMKAPLDLPAAKSEPEALEELRSILGKNKLLKSFIGQGYYGAITPSVILRNILENPGWYTAYTPYQPEIAQGRLEMLMNFQTMVASLTGLPVANASLLDEGTAAAEAVSMCRNTRPKANTFFVADTCHPQTISVIRTRAAWQGVNIVIGDWTAFDPASVGADLAGVLVQYPDTLGRISDYTDFFSRVHAAGALCVVAADLMALTVIREPGSFGADICVGNTQRFGVPMGFGGPHAAYMSCTDALKRRMPGRLIGMSIDPQGRPAYRLALQTREQHIRRDKATSNICTAQVLLAVMAAFYAVYHGQEGLKRIGTEIHRKTKSLYKALTKAGISIENKDFFDTLLLTVPGRADALVKQALDAGYNIRKVDADHVAISLDETASCTDVATLASALTGTETSAPCCCESPAWAPIHTRQTPFCTETAFNSYHSETEMMRYIRRLESRDLALNEAMIPLGSCTMKLNAASEMIPITWPETSSLHPFVPADQSEGIREMLATLADRLAKITGFAAVSLQPNAGAAGEYAGLLAIRRYQQHAGEGHRNVCLIPTSAHGTNPASSAMAGLKVVPVKCDEAGNIDMDDLKAQAEAHRDSLSCIMVTYPSTHGVYEQTIRELCDIVHANGGQVYMDGANMNAQVGLTCPGGIGADVCHLNLHKTFAMPHGGGGPGIGPIGVAEHLVPFLPGHLSLDNEEGAVASAAWGSASIAAICWMYLSMMGPDGLKEATEVAILNANYIAKKLGGLFPVLYSGNKGLVAHECILDPRRLTHDAGLTVDDIAKRLMDYGFHGPTMSFPVPGTLMVEPTESEPREELDRFIQAMEHIHAEIMAVINGGADKEDNVLKNAPHTAEMVSADEWKHPYSRSQAAYPVPGLRVHKFWPYIGRVDNVYGDRNLICTCDTVEEFSKAVEA from the coding sequence ACATCCGCATGAAAGCCCCTCTGGACCTTCCCGCCGCCAAATCGGAACCGGAAGCCCTGGAGGAACTCCGTTCCATCCTTGGAAAAAACAAGCTCCTGAAATCCTTCATCGGCCAGGGATACTACGGCGCCATTACTCCGTCCGTCATCCTGCGCAACATTCTGGAAAACCCAGGCTGGTACACGGCCTATACGCCCTATCAGCCGGAAATCGCCCAGGGACGGCTGGAAATGCTCATGAACTTCCAGACCATGGTGGCCTCCCTGACGGGGCTGCCGGTCGCCAATGCCTCCCTGCTGGATGAAGGAACGGCCGCGGCGGAAGCCGTCTCCATGTGCCGGAACACCCGTCCCAAGGCCAACACCTTCTTTGTGGCGGACACCTGCCATCCCCAGACCATCAGTGTCATCCGCACCCGTGCCGCATGGCAGGGCGTCAACATCGTAATAGGGGACTGGACCGCTTTTGATCCTGCTTCCGTCGGTGCGGACCTTGCCGGCGTCCTGGTCCAGTATCCGGACACCCTGGGCCGCATCAGCGACTACACGGACTTCTTCTCCCGCGTACACGCCGCCGGAGCCCTCTGCGTCGTGGCAGCCGACCTGATGGCGCTCACCGTCATCAGAGAACCCGGCTCCTTCGGAGCGGATATCTGCGTGGGCAACACGCAGCGCTTCGGGGTCCCGATGGGCTTCGGGGGACCGCACGCAGCCTACATGTCCTGCACGGACGCCCTAAAGCGCCGCATGCCCGGACGCCTCATCGGCATGTCCATAGACCCGCAGGGACGCCCGGCCTACCGCCTGGCTCTCCAGACGCGGGAACAGCACATCCGCCGGGACAAGGCCACTTCCAACATCTGCACCGCCCAGGTCCTCCTGGCCGTCATGGCCGCCTTCTACGCTGTTTACCACGGGCAGGAAGGCCTCAAGCGCATCGGCACGGAAATCCACCGGAAAACGAAAAGCCTGTACAAGGCTCTCACGAAAGCCGGCATCTCCATAGAAAACAAGGACTTCTTCGACACCCTGCTCCTGACGGTTCCGGGCCGGGCGGACGCCCTCGTGAAACAGGCTCTGGATGCGGGATACAACATCCGCAAGGTGGATGCCGACCATGTCGCCATCTCTCTGGATGAAACAGCTTCCTGCACGGACGTGGCCACCCTGGCCTCCGCCCTCACAGGTACGGAAACTTCCGCCCCCTGCTGCTGTGAATCCCCGGCATGGGCGCCTATCCATACGCGCCAAACTCCCTTCTGCACGGAAACGGCCTTCAACTCCTACCACTCGGAAACGGAAATGATGCGCTACATCCGCCGCCTGGAATCCCGCGACCTGGCCCTCAACGAAGCCATGATCCCGCTGGGCTCCTGCACGATGAAGCTCAACGCCGCCTCCGAAATGATCCCCATCACATGGCCGGAAACCAGCTCCCTGCATCCCTTCGTCCCTGCAGACCAATCGGAAGGCATCCGGGAAATGCTCGCCACCCTGGCGGACCGTCTGGCGAAAATCACGGGCTTTGCCGCCGTTTCCCTCCAGCCCAACGCGGGCGCGGCAGGGGAATATGCGGGGCTTCTGGCTATCCGCCGCTACCAGCAGCATGCGGGAGAAGGCCACCGGAACGTCTGCCTCATCCCCACCTCCGCCCACGGCACGAACCCCGCTTCCTCCGCCATGGCCGGTCTCAAGGTGGTCCCCGTCAAATGCGACGAAGCGGGCAACATCGACATGGACGACCTCAAAGCCCAGGCAGAAGCCCACCGGGACAGCCTCTCCTGCATCATGGTCACCTACCCCTCCACGCACGGCGTCTATGAACAAACCATCAGAGAGCTCTGCGACATCGTCCATGCCAACGGCGGCCAGGTGTACATGGACGGAGCCAACATGAATGCCCAGGTGGGCCTCACCTGCCCCGGCGGCATCGGCGCAGACGTCTGCCATCTGAATCTCCATAAAACCTTTGCCATGCCTCATGGCGGGGGCGGTCCCGGCATCGGCCCCATTGGCGTGGCGGAACATCTTGTGCCCTTCCTGCCCGGCCATCTCAGCCTGGACAATGAGGAAGGAGCCGTGGCCTCCGCGGCATGGGGCAGCGCCTCCATTGCCGCCATCTGCTGGATGTACCTGTCCATGATGGGTCCGGACGGCCTCAAGGAGGCAACGGAAGTTGCCATCCTGAACGCCAACTACATCGCCAAAAAACTCGGCGGCCTGTTCCCGGTCCTCTACTCCGGCAACAAGGGTCTGGTAGCTCATGAATGCATCCTGGACCCGCGCCGGCTCACCCACGACGCCGGCCTCACCGTGGACGACATCGCCAAACGGCTCATGGACTACGGATTCCACGGCCCCACCATGTCCTTCCCCGTGCCCGGCACCTTGATGGTGGAACCCACCGAATCGGAACCCAGGGAAGAACTGGACCGCTTCATTCAAGCCATGGAGCATATTCATGCGGAAATCATGGCCGTTATCAACGGAGGAGCGGACAAGGAAGACAACGTTCTTAAAAATGCCCCGCACACGGCGGAAATGGTCTCAGCCGACGAATGGAAGCACCCCTACTCCCGCAGCCAGGCGGCCTATCCGGTGCCCGGACTGCGCGTCCACAAATTCTGGCCATACATTGGCCGCGTGGACAACGTGTATGGAGACCGCAACCTGATCTGCACCTGTGACACGGTGGAGGAATTCTCCAAGGCTGTGGAAGCATAA
- a CDS encoding sulfatase-like hydrolase/transferase, with product MKFLRGISTTLLLFLAGTGSLNAEEIGIGVLNGTVATEAAFLNAQPGTLAQEGETWNFITPTAAAKTSATGLKTVRGTATQASISFNNPGYCFSNGTFAADKNRDYLLMDSWAGIRGTENVVISQLPDSMAEYCHVEIYGDCNTTDRDMLYTVNGMVKTIQDRENFSGTFNEGANKVTLRYVPVVNGVITITGNGADSTRSAINAVRLISPAPGIISFTATPPEIMEGSAAGAELSWKTWKCGEVTLNTKDGENIPVTTENGTGAITVNPEQTTTYVLNARGEDGTKSTAEVTVTFKKQEPEILVFESDKKRVVPGADEEATLTWSTVKAQNLELTANGKNIAITSENGAGTLRVKPTETTLYTLTLTAGDGTQKSKSLIISVLAENTPNVLVFLVDDMGWQDTSVPFYYQNGQPVKTALNNFYKTPSMERLAAQGLKFTNAYSCPVCSPGRTSLMTGKNSARHRVTNWTNATSATLNESGGALPHIQAPQWNMGGMDETEIPLPRVLQNAGYRTITVGKAHFAPPSRLFSNPIHLGFDVNIAGSSIGQPGSYRSQDNFGSGTYHVPDLEEYHTQGTSPTNEKQKQNFLTNALTQEMKKQIKRAVDDHVPFFAYMTHYAVHQPHGNPDPNGDYDTYTVPNGSAFESGVQVNASLRTFATLIEGMDKSLGDLMDYLKELGVADKTLVIFLSDNGGDAPIQQNYSQNIPMIEKVSAVAPLRGRKCSRYEGGTRVPMIVGWAEVAPESPIQQEYPIPQNAVNHDIVAMWDIYPTILSMLKLKVPVEQKVDGEDISPYFKGDASFHRTQKIYHHYPHHHAYANFYSTYRQGDWKVIYNYIDQYANTDLWTSNGYKTAGRFPWQLFNLKDDISESNDLAQDPAHQVRLMRMARALIRELNQVDAQYPVLKKDGKIIATAYIRMPDLPDVDSDGDGVPDLIEDANGNGLIDPGETDPDDPSSVVPLQE from the coding sequence ATGAAATTCCTCCGCGGCATATCGACAACTCTCCTTCTATTCCTGGCCGGTACGGGCTCCCTGAATGCGGAAGAAATAGGTATCGGCGTCCTGAACGGAACCGTGGCTACGGAAGCGGCGTTTCTGAATGCCCAGCCCGGAACACTGGCGCAGGAAGGGGAAACATGGAACTTCATCACTCCGACGGCGGCGGCCAAAACCTCGGCAACAGGCCTGAAAACTGTTCGTGGAACAGCCACACAGGCCTCCATATCCTTCAACAATCCCGGCTACTGCTTCAGCAACGGCACGTTTGCCGCCGACAAAAACCGTGACTACCTGCTCATGGACTCCTGGGCCGGAATCCGGGGCACGGAAAATGTAGTCATCTCCCAGCTCCCCGACTCCATGGCGGAATACTGCCATGTGGAAATCTACGGGGATTGCAACACCACAGACCGCGACATGCTCTATACGGTCAACGGCATGGTGAAAACCATCCAGGACAGGGAAAACTTCTCCGGCACATTTAACGAAGGAGCCAACAAGGTCACCCTGCGGTATGTTCCTGTTGTTAACGGCGTCATCACCATCACGGGCAACGGAGCGGACTCCACCCGCTCCGCCATCAACGCCGTGCGCCTGATCTCCCCTGCTCCCGGCATCATCTCCTTCACCGCTACACCGCCTGAAATCATGGAAGGAAGCGCCGCGGGCGCGGAACTAAGCTGGAAAACCTGGAAATGCGGAGAAGTCACCTTAAACACAAAAGACGGTGAAAACATTCCCGTCACCACGGAAAACGGCACGGGAGCGATCACGGTCAACCCTGAACAAACGACTACCTATGTGCTGAACGCGCGGGGAGAGGACGGAACGAAATCCACGGCGGAAGTAACGGTAACCTTCAAGAAACAGGAACCGGAAATCCTTGTATTTGAGTCGGATAAAAAAAGGGTAGTTCCCGGAGCGGATGAGGAGGCCACCTTGACCTGGAGCACCGTCAAAGCGCAAAACCTGGAACTGACGGCCAACGGAAAAAACATCGCCATCACCAGTGAAAACGGAGCCGGCACTCTCCGGGTCAAACCGACGGAAACAACTCTCTACACATTGACGCTGACCGCCGGCGATGGAACACAAAAAAGCAAATCTCTCATCATCTCCGTTCTGGCGGAAAATACGCCCAATGTCCTGGTCTTTCTGGTGGACGACATGGGCTGGCAGGACACCTCCGTTCCTTTCTATTATCAAAACGGCCAGCCCGTTAAAACGGCACTGAACAACTTCTACAAAACACCCTCCATGGAAAGGCTGGCGGCACAGGGCCTGAAATTCACGAATGCCTATTCCTGCCCGGTCTGCTCCCCCGGCCGCACCTCCCTGATGACCGGCAAAAACTCCGCCCGTCACCGCGTCACCAACTGGACCAACGCCACCTCCGCCACACTCAATGAATCGGGGGGCGCCCTGCCCCATATCCAGGCGCCCCAATGGAACATGGGAGGCATGGATGAAACGGAAATTCCCCTTCCCCGCGTCCTCCAGAATGCGGGTTACCGGACCATCACGGTGGGCAAGGCACACTTCGCTCCTCCTTCCAGGCTCTTTTCCAACCCCATCCACCTGGGCTTCGACGTCAACATTGCCGGCAGCTCCATTGGCCAGCCGGGCTCCTACCGTTCCCAGGACAACTTCGGTTCCGGAACCTACCACGTCCCGGACTTGGAAGAATACCATACCCAGGGCACCTCCCCCACGAATGAAAAGCAAAAGCAGAACTTCCTGACGAATGCCCTGACGCAGGAAATGAAAAAGCAGATCAAGCGGGCTGTGGATGACCATGTACCCTTCTTCGCGTACATGACTCACTATGCCGTCCACCAGCCGCACGGCAATCCGGACCCCAACGGGGATTATGATACATACACCGTTCCCAACGGCTCGGCCTTTGAATCCGGAGTACAGGTGAACGCCAGCCTCCGCACCTTTGCCACTCTGATTGAAGGCATGGACAAATCCCTGGGCGATCTGATGGACTATCTGAAAGAGCTGGGCGTGGCCGACAAGACACTGGTCATCTTCTTGTCCGACAACGGGGGAGACGCCCCCATCCAGCAAAACTACAGCCAAAATATTCCCATGATTGAAAAGGTCAGCGCAGTCGCTCCCCTGAGAGGGCGCAAGTGTAGCCGGTACGAGGGGGGAACCCGTGTTCCGATGATCGTGGGATGGGCGGAAGTAGCCCCGGAAAGCCCCATCCAGCAGGAATATCCTATTCCTCAAAATGCCGTGAACCATGACATCGTGGCCATGTGGGACATCTATCCCACCATCCTGAGCATGCTCAAGCTCAAGGTGCCTGTGGAACAAAAGGTGGACGGGGAAGACATCAGCCCCTACTTCAAGGGAGACGCCTCCTTCCACCGCACCCAGAAAATCTACCATCACTACCCGCACCACCATGCCTACGCCAACTTCTACTCCACCTACCGGCAAGGAGACTGGAAAGTCATCTACAACTATATTGACCAGTACGCCAATACGGACCTCTGGACCAGCAACGGCTACAAAACTGCGGGCCGCTTCCCGTGGCAGCTCTTCAACTTGAAGGACGACATCAGCGAAAGCAACGACCTGGCTCAGGACCCCGCCCACCAGGTACGCCTGATGCGCATGGCGCGCGCCCTCATCCGGGAACTCAACCAGGTGGACGCACAATACCCCGTCCTCAAAAAAGATGGAAAAATCATCGCCACGGCCTATATCCGCATGCCGGACCTGCCGGATGTGGACTCCGACGGGGACGGCGTACCGGACCTGATTGAAGACGCCAATGGAAACGGCCTCATCGATCCCGGGGAAACGGACCCGGACGATCCTTCGTCCGTCGTGCCCCTTCAGGAATAA
- a CDS encoding DUF805 domain-containing protein, with amino-acid sequence MSDLYEYQAIDGSSKGPIALVLLLQARNQGRLSNQALVKKLPDGAWRPLSSYIPPMTVLDEDRDRAAEGEANCSRRVLVPHWSRKKHWRRVIREWCSFRGRAGKGEMREVYATLGPVWLAAACLPALEKYDFFSYPAPWMESVFLGLFYMVLSVLTIPLAATMVRRLHDVGRSGIWLVCLGLPALGWLLLWYLSYGESQLGENRYGDPPWN; translated from the coding sequence ATGAGCGATCTTTACGAGTACCAGGCAATTGACGGTTCTTCCAAAGGACCGATTGCCCTGGTGCTTTTGTTGCAGGCCCGGAACCAGGGGCGGTTGTCCAACCAGGCTCTGGTGAAAAAGTTGCCCGACGGGGCTTGGAGGCCTTTGTCTTCCTATATTCCGCCCATGACTGTTTTGGACGAGGATAGAGACAGGGCGGCGGAAGGAGAGGCGAATTGTAGCCGGAGAGTTCTTGTTCCCCATTGGTCACGGAAGAAGCATTGGCGCAGGGTGATCAGGGAGTGGTGCAGTTTCCGGGGGCGTGCAGGCAAGGGTGAGATGCGGGAGGTATATGCCACTCTGGGGCCGGTGTGGCTGGCTGCGGCCTGTCTTCCGGCCCTGGAAAAGTACGATTTTTTCTCCTATCCGGCACCGTGGATGGAAAGCGTCTTTCTGGGGCTGTTTTATATGGTTCTGTCTGTTCTGACCATTCCTCTGGCGGCTACCATGGTACGCCGTCTGCATGATGTGGGGAGAAGCGGTATTTGGCTGGTGTGCCTGGGGCTGCCCGCGCTGGGATGGCTGCTGCTGTGGTATTTGTCTTACGGGGAGAGCCAGCTGGGGGAGAACAGGTACGGGGATCCCCCGTGGAATTGA